One Candidatus Paceibacterota bacterium genomic region harbors:
- a CDS encoding efflux RND transporter permease subunit translates to MFNKIISWSLNNKITVLVLAGTMTLAGVYSIATMKVDILPDINKPTVTIFAESTGMAAEEVERSILNPIESVLTGTPGVERLTGNASYSQATVNIEFAWGSDTLRNRQVVQERLAQALLPVNVKPTLGPSTSLLGEIMWVGVSSPDEKISPMELRTLADWTIRPALLKTPGVANVLVMGGEVREWQINVNAERMRRYGLMFDAIRDNVSTMLVNRSGGVIIEDEKEYAIRILTAPSVVADLQEIAIGKSGMNGAAVRLGDIASIVEGASPIRGSGAIDGKAGVILRIIRQPDAQTITVTDAINSTFASLKPSLPAGIELHPNLFRQENFIRAGLQNVEDALRDGTILVIIILIIFLMNVRTTLITLTAIPLSILATAIVFKSFGLSVNVMTLGGIAVAVGELVDDAIVDIENIYHRLRDWMKGDKKELRESIVLSASKEVRNSIVYATVLVAVVFLPIFFLPGIEGKLIIALGSAYLVSLFASMAVSLTVTPVLSALLLNDKSLKGHEQETKIVQKIKAKITPWIHWCVTNVKIIGNATLVALVLTVGLYALAGKEGIPPFNEGSMVAMVYLPPGTALSTTNEYVTRLESKILQIKGIRQVSNIAGRAPADPHGGSANTSEVQIAIKPGYEGEHERIFRQIQAVLDRLAGADFSLGQPITHRVEMLLSGVRAPIVVKVFGDDPALMEQAANRVVSELKKQKGISNARIQQNAVVPEFRIYVDRNRLADYGLSSGKVANDLEMGLMGDKLGQVRLGPASVNVVAYFDPESKGAMASLRDLSLPFMGVESVGDIGDIRIEGGRNSLDHEAGKRVLIVSANYQGSDVVGAVGAAKSAVESKKLPLGVTLSFEGNYKSQKESSERLAIVFVLGVIMIFGVLFHAFRSVPITLLVMTNIPTVLIGGMAGIWLTGGSVNLAHMVGFISLAGIVSRNGIMLIGRALTLVQKEGLPFTPETIVRATLDRVVPVLMTSLVTALALIPLIVGGGEPGKEMLHPLAVVIFGGLVSSTIISLFLTPALFYKFGRKAALKVNENESGF, encoded by the coding sequence ATGTTCAATAAAATTATTTCCTGGTCGCTCAACAATAAGATAACCGTACTCGTGCTGGCCGGAACGATGACGCTTGCCGGTGTCTACAGCATTGCCACGATGAAGGTTGATATTTTGCCCGATATCAATAAGCCGACGGTAACGATATTCGCCGAGAGTACGGGGATGGCGGCAGAAGAAGTGGAGCGCAGTATCCTGAATCCGATAGAATCCGTGCTTACCGGTACGCCAGGCGTGGAGCGCCTGACGGGTAACGCCTCATATTCGCAAGCCACGGTAAACATCGAGTTTGCGTGGGGGAGCGACACTCTACGCAACAGGCAGGTGGTACAAGAGCGCTTGGCGCAAGCACTTCTACCGGTTAACGTGAAGCCGACACTTGGACCATCGACATCGCTCCTAGGAGAAATAATGTGGGTAGGTGTGAGTTCGCCGGATGAGAAAATATCTCCGATGGAACTCCGTACCTTGGCCGATTGGACAATAAGGCCGGCACTACTCAAAACGCCCGGAGTCGCGAACGTATTGGTGATGGGCGGAGAAGTGCGCGAATGGCAAATCAATGTAAACGCCGAACGCATGCGTCGCTACGGCCTTATGTTCGATGCAATTCGCGATAACGTGTCGACGATGCTCGTCAATCGAAGCGGCGGTGTGATTATTGAGGATGAAAAAGAATACGCTATCAGAATTCTGACCGCACCGTCAGTCGTTGCCGATTTGCAAGAAATCGCAATCGGCAAGAGCGGTATGAATGGAGCCGCGGTGCGTCTCGGCGACATCGCTTCGATTGTCGAAGGGGCAAGCCCTATCCGCGGGAGCGGTGCTATCGATGGCAAAGCGGGCGTGATACTTCGCATTATTCGCCAGCCGGATGCGCAAACAATTACCGTTACGGACGCCATTAATTCCACATTCGCCTCGCTCAAGCCAAGCTTGCCGGCCGGTATAGAATTACACCCCAATCTCTTCAGACAAGAGAACTTTATTCGTGCCGGATTGCAGAATGTAGAAGATGCCCTGCGCGATGGTACGATACTCGTTATCATTATTCTGATAATCTTTCTGATGAATGTACGCACGACGCTTATTACGCTCACAGCAATCCCGCTCTCGATCCTTGCGACGGCAATCGTCTTTAAATCGTTCGGGCTATCCGTGAACGTGATGACTCTGGGCGGTATTGCGGTTGCGGTGGGCGAACTCGTTGACGATGCTATCGTCGACATCGAAAATATCTACCATCGTCTGCGCGATTGGATGAAGGGCGACAAAAAGGAATTGCGAGAAAGTATCGTATTGTCGGCATCAAAGGAGGTGCGTAATTCCATTGTGTACGCAACCGTGCTTGTTGCTGTAGTATTCCTACCGATATTCTTTTTGCCGGGGATAGAAGGCAAATTGATTATTGCGCTTGGTTCAGCCTATCTCGTTTCGCTTTTTGCCTCGATGGCTGTTTCCTTAACAGTAACGCCGGTTCTGTCGGCACTTCTCTTGAACGACAAATCGCTCAAGGGTCATGAACAAGAAACGAAGATCGTGCAGAAAATTAAAGCGAAGATAACGCCGTGGATACACTGGTGCGTCACGAATGTCAAAATCATCGGCAATGCTACACTCGTTGCACTTGTGCTGACGGTCGGGCTGTATGCGCTGGCAGGTAAGGAGGGTATCCCTCCATTCAACGAGGGTTCGATGGTCGCGATGGTCTATCTCCCGCCCGGCACGGCGCTCTCTACGACCAATGAATACGTCACGAGGCTTGAGTCGAAAATATTGCAAATCAAAGGTATCAGGCAGGTAAGCAATATCGCCGGCCGTGCGCCGGCCGATCCACACGGCGGCAGTGCCAACACGAGCGAGGTGCAGATAGCCATTAAGCCCGGCTACGAGGGCGAGCATGAACGAATATTCCGGCAAATCCAAGCCGTGCTCGATAGGCTTGCCGGAGCGGACTTCAGTCTTGGTCAGCCGATTACACACCGTGTGGAAATGCTTCTCTCCGGTGTCCGCGCGCCTATCGTAGTTAAAGTATTCGGTGATGATCCAGCTCTTATGGAGCAAGCGGCCAATCGAGTCGTGTCGGAGCTCAAGAAGCAGAAAGGTATCTCCAACGCACGTATCCAACAGAACGCAGTTGTGCCGGAGTTCCGCATTTATGTCGATCGCAATCGGCTCGCTGATTATGGTCTCTCATCCGGTAAAGTAGCGAACGATCTCGAGATGGGTCTCATGGGCGATAAGCTCGGCCAAGTCCGCCTCGGCCCCGCATCGGTAAATGTCGTTGCCTATTTCGACCCGGAGTCTAAGGGCGCAATGGCGTCTCTCCGCGACCTCTCGCTCCCGTTTATGGGTGTCGAGTCCGTCGGTGATATCGGCGACATAAGGATTGAGGGTGGCCGTAATAGTCTAGACCACGAGGCTGGTAAGCGCGTGCTTATCGTCTCGGCTAATTATCAGGGGAGCGATGTGGTGGGTGCCGTCGGTGCAGCGAAGTCGGCAGTGGAGTCCAAGAAGCTTCCGCTCGGCGTCACACTTTCCTTCGAAGGTAATTATAAAAGTCAGAAGGAAAGTTCAGAGAGACTTGCGATAGTGTTCGTACTGGGGGTCATTATGATCTTCGGCGTACTATTCCATGCCTTTCGCTCGGTGCCGATTACCTTGCTCGTTATGACCAACATTCCGACTGTGCTTATCGGCGGAATGGCTGGTATTTGGCTCACGGGCGGGTCGGTCAATCTGGCCCATATGGTCGGCTTTATCTCGCTTGCTGGTATTGTGTCCCGAAATGGCATCATGCTTATCGGCAGAGCGCTTACACTGGTGCAGAAAGAGGGATTACCGTTTACTCCGGAGACAATAGTAAGGGCCACGCTCGATCGTGTTGTACCGGTGCTTATGACGTCCTTGGTGACGGCGCTCGCACTGATACCGCTCATCGTCGGCGGTGGCGAGCCGGGCAAGGAGATGCTCCACCCGCTTGCAGTTGTTATCTTTGGTGGTTTGGTTTCGTCGACTATTATTTCGCTTTTCTTAACCCCGGCCTTGTTCTACAAGTTCGGCAGGAAAGCGGCATTGAAGGTGAATGAGAATGAATCCGGGTTCTAA
- a CDS encoding 2,3-diphosphoglycerate-dependent phosphoglycerate mutase has product MSKKGTLVLVRHGESSFNKLNVFTGWLDVPLTADGIREGQEVAEICKKFEFDSAFSSHLERAHETLLIILSCQRKLGIFEHGKNPWYSMVRTGPLAMNKKQLLPIYTNRALNERAYGALQGINKNEAEKMYGVEQVRDWRRGYEATPPKGESLRDVHTRVMEYFTSSILPRLKRGQTILVVSHGNTMRALIKHLDNISDEKIPLLDLPFAAPLVYEYSDNIFTKTEGGYNYERGMR; this is encoded by the coding sequence ATGAGTAAAAAAGGAACGTTAGTGCTCGTCAGACACGGCGAGTCGTCATTTAATAAACTCAACGTCTTTACAGGTTGGCTTGATGTACCCTTAACTGCCGATGGAATAAGAGAGGGGCAGGAAGTTGCCGAGATTTGCAAAAAATTCGAATTCGACTCTGCGTTCAGCTCTCATCTCGAGAGAGCGCACGAGACTTTACTTATAATCTTATCGTGCCAAAGGAAGCTTGGAATATTCGAGCATGGTAAGAATCCTTGGTACAGCATGGTGCGTACCGGCCCGCTCGCGATGAATAAGAAGCAATTGCTACCGATATATACAAATCGCGCATTGAACGAGCGAGCCTATGGCGCCCTGCAAGGCATTAATAAAAACGAGGCGGAGAAAATGTATGGTGTAGAGCAGGTGCGAGACTGGCGTCGAGGTTATGAAGCCACTCCGCCAAAAGGCGAGAGCCTTAGGGATGTGCACACAAGAGTAATGGAGTATTTTACAAGTTCAATACTGCCTAGGCTTAAGCGCGGTCAGACGATACTCGTTGTAAGCCACGGCAATACGATGCGAGCGCTGATAAAACATCTCGACAATATAAGCGATGAGAAAATCCCATTGCTAGACCTGCCATTTGCCGCCCCGCTTGTCTACGAGTATAGCGATAACATATTTACGAAAACGGAGGGCGGATATAACTACGAACGCGGGATGCGCTAA
- a CDS encoding AAA family ATPase: protein MSMYLKSLEIAGFKSFAKKTKFEFSSPVTAVVGPNGSGKSNVVEAFRWVLGDQSAKGMRAKKGEDFIFHGSQTAQRLQHASVAVTLNNVSRFLNIDFDEVTISRHVYRDGVNEYYLNNSKVRLKDIVELLAGAGLGTSQHHIISQGEADRLLYASSTERREMIDDALGLSLIEYKKDESERKLAKTEENLKQVELLRKELAPHLKYLEKQVEQIRKTEAVRIELEALARDYFTHTFGRLDEERQAHVIELERYKLERDKLDVTRRERAQQGKHAENRATQELDKNIRESEAEISKITYERLELSREVGKMEGALGEKQRTLTTLASPANSTSESFVKISETHLSSLVHRASALVHELESLADINFLKAKVRELIKDIQGLYHRGDDANAGDENETRRQELGNEISALTFDLEMQRHEIAERETKEKVMREQTARLRVSRDLLAQESIEAEKRSHEEEITLERLTARIDSLTLLVAQVDEREKNLKQALSDISYVIQKNLLSPSLTLPEGEGGITLKSKDELETLWRKIERMRARIEEFGGVNTDVLKEYDATKERDTFLMTEVADLEKSRLALEQVKTELEKKLETQFESGIEKINAEFAKYFELLFGGGTASLKVAEKIKRVKVADELTQELAPVIPDKPELGLEIDVSLPRKKIRSLDLLSGGERTLVSIALLFAVTQVNPPPFLVLDETDAALDESNSKKYGDMLEALSSQTQLIIITHNRETMAHAGILYGITLGNDAISRVLSVKLDDYDTIKA, encoded by the coding sequence ATGTCTATGTACCTCAAGTCGCTAGAGATAGCCGGTTTTAAATCTTTTGCCAAGAAGACCAAATTCGAATTCAGCTCACCGGTTACGGCCGTGGTGGGGCCTAATGGCTCCGGCAAGAGTAATGTTGTGGAGGCATTCAGATGGGTCTTGGGCGATCAATCAGCTAAAGGCATGCGCGCCAAGAAAGGCGAGGATTTTATCTTTCATGGCTCACAAACTGCACAACGTTTACAGCATGCGTCTGTCGCTGTCACGTTAAATAACGTCTCCAGATTTCTTAACATAGACTTCGATGAAGTTACTATATCACGGCATGTGTATCGTGACGGCGTTAATGAATACTATTTAAACAATTCTAAAGTTAGATTAAAAGATATTGTAGAACTACTTGCGGGCGCCGGCCTCGGCACCTCACAGCATCATATTATCAGCCAAGGCGAGGCGGATAGACTTCTCTATGCCTCGAGCACAGAGCGACGCGAGATGATCGATGACGCACTCGGCTTGTCTTTAATAGAATATAAGAAAGACGAGAGTGAGAGAAAGCTGGCGAAGACAGAAGAGAACTTGAAGCAGGTCGAACTCCTGCGAAAAGAATTGGCACCTCATCTTAAATATTTAGAGAAACAAGTAGAGCAAATTCGCAAAACCGAAGCGGTGCGTATCGAGCTTGAGGCGTTGGCGCGCGACTACTTTACTCACACCTTTGGCCGGCTGGATGAAGAACGGCAGGCGCATGTGATAGAACTGGAGCGATATAAACTTGAGCGCGACAAGCTCGATGTGACGCGCCGCGAGCGTGCACAACAAGGCAAGCACGCCGAGAATCGCGCTACCCAAGAGCTTGATAAAAATATCAGAGAGTCAGAGGCGGAAATCAGTAAGATTACCTATGAACGGCTAGAATTATCGCGTGAAGTTGGCAAGATGGAGGGTGCTTTGGGAGAAAAGCAGCGAACACTGACGACGCTCGCCTCACCGGCGAACAGCACTAGCGAGAGTTTTGTTAAAATATCAGAAACACATCTCTCGTCACTCGTACATCGCGCGAGCGCACTGGTGCATGAGCTTGAGAGTTTGGCTGACATTAATTTTTTGAAGGCTAAGGTTCGCGAGCTTATAAAAGATATTCAAGGTTTATATCATAGGGGCGACGATGCAAATGCGGGAGATGAGAACGAGACGCGTCGGCAAGAACTTGGCAACGAGATATCAGCCCTCACCTTCGACCTCGAGATGCAACGGCACGAGATTGCCGAACGTGAGACGAAGGAGAAGGTAATGCGTGAGCAAACTGCCCGCCTGCGCGTGTCACGAGATTTACTGGCGCAGGAGTCAATCGAGGCCGAGAAGCGTTCGCACGAGGAGGAGATAACGCTGGAGCGTTTGACTGCGCGTATTGACAGTCTGACTTTACTTGTGGCGCAAGTGGATGAACGCGAGAAGAATCTGAAGCAGGCATTGTCTGATATATCGTATGTGATACAAAAGAACTTGCTTAGCCCCTCCCTGACCCTCCCCGAAGGAGAGGGTGGGATAACACTAAAGTCCAAAGACGAGCTCGAGACACTCTGGCGTAAGATTGAGCGTATGCGAGCGCGTATCGAGGAATTTGGCGGAGTCAACACCGATGTACTCAAGGAGTACGACGCGACCAAAGAGCGCGATACATTCTTAATGACAGAAGTCGCAGATCTGGAGAAAAGTCGGTTAGCATTGGAGCAGGTCAAGACAGAGCTGGAGAAAAAGCTTGAGACACAATTCGAGTCCGGGATAGAGAAAATAAATGCAGAGTTCGCGAAGTATTTTGAATTACTTTTCGGCGGAGGAACGGCTTCACTCAAAGTTGCGGAAAAAATCAAACGAGTAAAAGTTGCGGATGAACTTACACAAGAATTAGCCCCTGTAATACCTGATAAACCCGAGCTCGGTCTCGAGATAGACGTCTCTCTCCCACGCAAGAAAATTCGCTCGTTGGATCTCTTGTCCGGTGGCGAAAGAACATTGGTCTCGATAGCACTCTTGTTCGCTGTTACGCAGGTAAATCCGCCGCCATTTTTAGTATTAGACGAGACAGACGCCGCGCTCGACGAGTCTAATTCCAAAAAATATGGCGATATGCTTGAAGCGCTCTCTTCACAGACTCAGCTCATCATTATCACGCATAATCGCGAGACGATGGCTCATGCCGGCATTCTGTATGGTATAACCTTAGGCAACGATGCAATCTCGCGCGTCCTCTCCGTAAAGCTTGACGACTATGATACAATAAAAGCATGA
- the ddlA gene encoding D-alanine--D-alanine ligase, with protein sequence MKKKTGGKIRVGVLFGGKSAEHEVSLQSAQNIIKALDRTKYDVVPIGIDKHGKWLLHDPLNYLLNAADPKLIKLNSSSRSVALAPESAGKITALSTQEPMGSIDVVFPVLHGPFGEDGSIQGLLKVANVPFVGAGVLGSAVGMDKDVMKRLLRDAGIPIGKFITVAGYEKITFAQAKKKLGTPLFIKPANMGSSVGVSKVKNEKEFKSALAEAFKYDTKVLIEEMIVGREIECSVLGNEHPMASVPGEVIPHQDFYSYDAKYIDPDGAGLEVPAKLPKNIVKKVQDVAIKTFKALNCEGLGRVDMFLKKNGQIFVNEINTIPGFTKISMYPKLWEASGMPQPKLLDNLIKLGIERFERDQKLQTEK encoded by the coding sequence ATGAAAAAGAAAACAGGGGGCAAGATCAGAGTTGGGGTGCTGTTCGGCGGGAAGTCGGCAGAGCATGAGGTTTCTTTACAGTCGGCGCAAAATATCATTAAGGCTTTAGACAGGACGAAGTATGACGTGGTGCCTATTGGCATTGACAAGCATGGCAAGTGGCTTTTGCACGACCCGTTGAACTACCTTCTAAATGCAGCCGATCCTAAGTTAATCAAACTGAACTCCTCAAGTAGAAGTGTAGCACTTGCTCCAGAAAGCGCCGGGAAGATTACTGCGCTTTCTACACAGGAGCCGATGGGTAGTATCGATGTGGTGTTCCCTGTCTTGCACGGACCATTTGGTGAGGACGGCAGTATTCAGGGCTTACTTAAAGTTGCCAACGTGCCATTCGTCGGCGCAGGCGTGCTCGGTTCGGCCGTCGGGATGGACAAGGATGTGATGAAGCGATTACTCCGCGACGCCGGCATACCGATTGGTAAATTTATCACCGTGGCCGGTTATGAAAAAATTACATTTGCGCAAGCTAAGAAGAAATTAGGTACCCCACTATTCATAAAGCCGGCCAACATGGGCTCATCGGTTGGCGTGAGCAAGGTAAAGAATGAGAAAGAATTTAAATCAGCGCTAGCAGAAGCATTTAAATACGATACAAAAGTTTTGATAGAAGAGATGATAGTAGGCAGAGAGATAGAATGTTCCGTCCTCGGCAATGAGCATCCGATGGCATCGGTGCCGGGCGAAGTCATCCCGCATCAAGACTTCTACTCCTATGATGCGAAGTATATTGACCCGGACGGAGCGGGCTTAGAAGTGCCGGCAAAATTGCCAAAAAATATTGTAAAGAAAGTGCAAGACGTAGCGATAAAGACATTCAAGGCACTGAACTGTGAGGGACTCGGTAGAGTTGATATGTTCCTCAAGAAGAACGGTCAGATTTTCGTGAATGAAATCAACACTATCCCTGGCTTTACCAAAATCAGCATGTACCCCAAGCTGTGGGAAGCCTCCGGCATGCCGCAACCAAAACTACTTGATAATCTCATCAAATTGGGAATCGAACGCTTCGAACGAGATCAGAAATTGCAGACAGAGAAGTAG
- the rnc gene encoding ribonuclease III yields the protein MLEKFEKTIGVQFQNREYIQQALTHRSYLNENPSFQLSHNERLEFLGDAVLELVVTEYLYHKYPKVWEGELTAYRAALVNTVSISQISSSLDVQKFLLMSKGEAKDTGRARQSILANAYEAIIGAIYLDQGYAVAKDFIARTLIPKTDEIVKKKLWRDAKSALQEVSQEKRSVTPRYEVVGEEGPDHDKVFTVGVFLGPDLITKGKGPSKQEAEQDAARSALDKLGW from the coding sequence ATGCTAGAAAAATTCGAAAAGACCATCGGCGTACAGTTCCAAAATAGAGAATATATCCAGCAGGCTTTGACGCATCGGTCATATTTAAATGAGAATCCCAGCTTCCAGCTTTCGCACAATGAACGGCTTGAATTTCTTGGCGATGCAGTTTTAGAATTAGTGGTGACGGAATATCTCTATCACAAATACCCCAAAGTGTGGGAGGGCGAGCTCACAGCATATAGAGCGGCGTTGGTGAATACAGTGAGTATTTCTCAGATTTCGTCATCGCTCGACGTTCAGAAGTTCTTGCTAATGTCTAAGGGTGAAGCCAAAGATACCGGACGCGCACGCCAGTCGATATTGGCCAACGCCTATGAGGCAATCATTGGCGCTATATATCTTGATCAAGGTTATGCTGTAGCCAAGGACTTTATCGCCCGTACTTTAATTCCAAAAACCGATGAGATAGTAAAAAAGAAGTTGTGGCGTGACGCAAAGAGTGCTCTGCAAGAAGTGTCACAAGAAAAACGCAGTGTCACCCCGCGCTACGAAGTGGTGGGCGAAGAAGGTCCCGACCATGACAAAGTCTTTACCGTAGGCGTCTTCCTTGGCCCGGATCTGATTACAAAAGGCAAAGGCCCGTCCAAACAAGAAGCGGAGCAAGACGCCGCGCGAAGCGCCCTCGATAAACTTGGCTGGTAG